TGAAAATTAAACAGGCATTCAGGATCGTGCAACAACACGTTTGTATCCAGCACGTACTTTTTTTTCAAAGCTATGTCCCCCTTAAATGGCTTTTTACCATTATACCATATTTATATGAAGCCTGCTTAAAATTTTGTTAAATAACTTACCCTACCTCTACTATTTTCGCCCCTTCGGAGTTGGCAAAGAGCGGAATAACGTTCCACTTAATCTGCAGATCATCCACAGTCCTCTCTATGTTTTCTATAAAAGTGGTGTTATTTACATCATTGACTGCGATTATTGTAGGACCTGCCCCGCTTAAAAAGACCCCTCTAGCCCCATAATATCTGCACGCATCGAATATAACATCAAAATCAGGTATCAATGTCTTCCTGTAAGGTTGGTGCAGCCTGTCCTGAAGGGCAAAATTCAAGTTATCAATCTTTCCAGTCATTAACGATGAAATTAAAAAAGCCACCCTGCTCACGTTGAACACAGCATCTTTCTGAGTTATCATATCAGGCAAAACCGCTCTGGCTTTTTTGGTAGACAGCTTTATCTCGGGAATCAGGCCCACAAACATTATACTTTTTGGCACATCTATTTTTATAAAGTAAGTCTTTCCACCGTCCTGTATGGACACAGTCATACCGCCTACAAAAGCGGGAACCACATTGTCCGGATGCCCTTCTATCTCTACAGCCAGGTTAAGCATTTGCTCAAAGCTCAATACGTCTCCTAAAAGCTTGTTTGCCGCAATTACACCTCCCACTATGCACGAAGCGCTGCTACCCAGTCCTCTTTCCAAAGGTATGTCGCCGTAGACATTCACCTCTACTTGCGGCATGGCCCTTCCCACGCTATCAAACACCTTTTTTACCGTTTTGTACACCAGGTGATCTCTGTCTGCATTACCTCCCAATCTCACTTCTACGGTATTGTACAGGTTAAGAGCTAGACCAAGGCAGTCAAAGCCAGGTCCTATATTAGCCGTTGTAGCCGGAACTTTAACTTTTACAATCATTCCTCCACTCCCCTAACTTACTCCTGCGCTATGATATCCAGGTTTTCTACTCCTTCTATGCTATTTAAGTCATCAATAAAACCTTTTATTTCGCCTTTCAATTTGGATACGTCAATCGTTATTGTAACATTAGCCTTTTGATGAACCGGTATATTCTGATTAATCGTCAACACATTACCGCCATACGAAGCTATCCTGTTCAAGACATTGGAAAGCACTCCAGGTTTATGTTGCAATGTCATGGATAACGTCAGTATTCTAAAGCTATTGCCTTTAAAATATTTAAAGACACAATCCTTGTATTTGTAAAAAGCGCTTCGGCTTATACCTGTCTCTTTAACCGCTTCGTTTATAGTCTTAGCCTCTCCTGACTCCAGCATATCTTTGGCTCGAATGACCTTGGTGTATATCTCAGGTAGCACGCTGGCATCCACAATGTAGTATGTGGCATCTCTTTCCAACTGTACCTCCCCCTGTCTTTAAATAGTATACATATGTTTTTGCTATACGGATAAATAATAGCATAAAAAAAGAAAATGTTCAATAGAAATACGCCTGCACGATAGTGTCAACACTCTTCAGGAGGAGTGGATTGAAAACATCTTTCACGACCTAAAGATCCCTCTTACATCCATAAAAGGCTACGCTGAAATCCTGCTGGAGAATACCTACCATAAGACTTACGAAGAAAAAACCCGGTATTTGAAGATAATCAAGGAAAAAGCCGACTACATGAGAAAGCCAGCATGGCAAAGGAGCCACAATAACCATGGTATTTAAATTATAGGATATAATCATACATTCTGAAAAATTTTTGCGGGAGGGAATAGGATGAGCGAATTCATCGTTGAAACTCAAAGCCTCACTAAAAAATACGGGAATTTTACTGCCGTTGGACGGCATCGACCTCAAGGTGAGGAAAGGAGAAATTTACGGTTTCCTGGGCCCTAACGGCGCGGGCAAATCTACTACCATCAGGATGCTGCTGGGCTTATAAAGCCCACCCGGGGCGACGCCCGCCTTTTTGGCCTTTCTATAAGGCAAAAACCGATGGAAATACTGAAGAGGGTGTGAGCCATAGTTGAGTCCCCTTCCTGTTACGGAAACTTAACAGCGGCAGAAAACCTGGAGATTACAAGAAAAATTCTCGAGGCTGATAAAAAGGAGATTGACAGGGCGCTGGAAATAGTCAACCCATCCCAGTGGAAAAATAAAAAGGTGAAAAATTTTTCCCTGGGGATGAAGCAGCGATTGGCCATAGCTCAGGCTCTTCTCGGAAAACGAGAGCTTTTGATCCTGGATGAACCTACCAATGGCCTTGGCCCGGCAGGAATTCACGAAATCCGGCAGTTAATAAAAAACTTGCCCAGCATGTTGGGAGTCACGGTGTTGGTGTCCAGCCATATATTGAGCGAAGTGGAGCTGACGGCTACCAGCGTAGGCATCATATCCCGGGGGCGGCTGCTTTTTCAGGGAACCCTGGAAGAATTGAAAGCCAAAAGCAAACCCGAAATATGCATTGAGGTTTATCCACAGGATAAGGCTTTAAAATTTTTAGAAAATAAAGGCTTAAAAGTCAAAGTAAAAGAAAATCGGCTTTTCATAAAAAAGAATAGCCTCGATGTTGCTGCCGTAAATAGAGCGTTGGTAGTGGAAGGCTTTGATGTGACGCATCTTTCGGTGGTAGCAAAGAATCTGGAAGATATTTTCTTAGAGATCACCGGAGGTGATACGTTTTGAAGAAATTTTTTGACCTATTGTGGACCGACATTTTAAAGCAAAAACGAAGCCTCATGTGGCCGGCAGCTTCCTCGCACCACTTATTACAGAGGCGTTGCTATTTCTTGACCTTTACCTTCGCCGCGACTATATTCTCAATTAGGGCTCAAAAGAAGGTTTAAACGCCTGGCAAACACTGGTCTTAGAACATCACTTGAGCGCCTTGTGGTTTATGATGCTACCCATGACAATTACAGTAGTATCTGCCATAATATATCATACAGAGTATGTCTCAGGGGGATTGAGGTATACCCTGAGCCTTCCCGTTGGGAAAGTCAGGCTGTATTTATCCAAATGGTGTACCACTGCCGCCTTTGTCGGCTTGTTGCTACTCTGTGACACCCTTATGCTTGCCATTACAGGTATGGCATTCCACCTTCCCGGCGAGAATAACAGCCTGGCGCTGGAGGGAGGAATATTTTTTGCAGTTACCTTTTTACTGGTAGGACTCTTTTGCTTTTCAAAAAAAAGATGTGACTGGATAATGAGGTAAAAACATGAAAAAATATTCGTAAAACTTACAGTAGGGTGTATGATCTCCCTGTTGAATATTCTGGTTTTTTCATTAAGCCTGCCGGTGGCAGGAAAGATCATAGGTGCCCCTGGTAAAATACCTTATGACCTCATACTGGTAAAGCCCAGCATGGCGTATATAGCCTCGCTACCGGTCATGATAATCATCTTTCTTTTGAGCATAAATTTTTCCCAGATAGGAGTCCCTCTGGGTGTAGGCGTCGGGTTTGCTGTACCCTCTCTACTGGTAGCCAATACCAGGTACTGAATTTTCTATCCCTGGGCATACCCTATCATGGCGACATTGGGAGGAGATATGTTCAAAAAGACATATTTTCCCTACGTAGCAGGATTTTTGATTTTTGTAATATTGACTCTCGGAGGTTTACGCTGGTTTAAGAAAAAGGATGTACTTGATTGAATAGATAAAAAGTAAAGTTGCTTCGCAGCAACTTTACTCTACATCATATCCTACCTCTTCTATGGCGTTGATCATAGCTGATTCTGTTACTATATTCTCGTCGTAATCTACATCCACCGTCTTTTTGTCCAGATCTACCGTTACATCTTGAACGCCTTTAAGCTGTTTCAACGAGTTGGTAATAGCCATAACACAATGCTGACAGCTCATAGAAGGAACGCTAAACTGTTTTTTCATAACTTCACCCCCTACCCGGTATATGTATATTATACTATCGCCGTGCTCATCTGTCAAATTATCAATACTATGCCTTATCTTTCCCCCATCTTATCTCATTTATACCCATATACCGGACCTATAGTATTGAGCTCACCATTGACAGCACAATTCCCCCAGCGATTATAGAACCGATCTGGCCTGCCACATTGGCTCCTACAGATTGCATAAGGATAAAATTAGAAGGGTTCTCACTTTGAGCCATTTTCTGAATAATCCTGGCTGACATAGGAAATGCAGAAATGCCTGCCGCACCCACCATAGGATTGACCTTATTTTTAAGAAACAAGTTCAATATCTTGGCAAACACAACCCCTCCCGCTGTGTCAAATACAAAGGCGACAAGGCCCATTGCAAATATAAGAAGGGTTGTAGGAGACAAAAACCTGTCTGCAGTCATAGTGGAACCGACGGTAATACCCAAAAGCAATGTAACGAGGTTTGCTAGCTCGTCTTGTGCAGTTTTAGAAAGCCTATTCAAAACCCCGCACTCCTTTATTAAGTTACCAAACATCAATGATCCTACGAGAGAAACGCTCATGGGAGCCAGCAACCCTGCCACAAAGGTTACCACAATGGGAAACAATATTTTCATCTTTTTAGACACTTTAATCAAATGCAGGTCCATCCTTATTCTTCTTTCCTGTGGCGTCGTCAAAGCCCTTATTACAGGAGGCTGTATAATAGGAACCAGTGCCATGTAAGAATAAGCCGCCACTGAAACAGGGCCTAACAGGTGAGGCGCAAAGAGGTTTGTCACGTATATGGACGTAGGCCCATCCGCTGCTCCGATAATGCCTATGGAAGCCGCTTCTTTTAAATTAAAGCCCAATAGAGAAGCGAGAAACATGGTAAAAAATATGCCAAATTGAGCAGCTGCGCCAAAAAATATCATAAACGGCTGTTGAAGAAGCGGGGTAAAATCCACCATCGCTCCCACAGCTACAAATATAAGAAGGGGAAACAGCTCTGTTTTTATGCCGGCATTATAGAGAATCGTCAAAAAACCTTCTTTGCCAATAGCCGACGAAAAAGGTATGTTAGCCAATATAATGCCAAATCCTATAGGCAAAAGAAGCATCGGTTCATATTCCTTTTTAATAGCCAGATAAATAAGCACAGCGCCTATTAAAAACATAACAAAATTGCCCCAACCAAGGCTTAGCAGGCTACGAAAAAAACCTTCCATCTAAGTTCCTCCTCATATGATTCTAGCTTAAGATAAAAACCACATAATAAAAGCGAGACTTTTACAGTAAACCGGTACTGTAAAGGTCTCGCTCTCAGCCTCGCTGATAGCCAACCGGGATGATATCCGTGATGACGACTGGCTAGACCCTAAGGCGAGCTACTCCCCTTTACTCTCAATATTATAATATATTATACACGGCATCAATGCAACAGATTTTTGCCTTTCTCCCTCTTTTTGCTTTTAAACATAGCATCTACAATTATAGCAAAAGTACCTGAGGCGATAAACAAATCCCCTACGCTGAAAGCCTTAGGTAAAGGGTAGGGCTTTGGCAACATCATCACATCTGCCAGAAGTTTTAAGCGCGTGTCGCTATCCAAGACCTGATGAGTAGCCACTCGATTGGAAACCAGATCGGGTATCAAATTGTTCAAACCCGCAGCTCTCAGAGCATTCAAAGACACTGGCATCCTCCCACCGTTGGCAAAAATTACGATAAAGTTCAGGATTACACCTATGCTTATTAACCTCATGTACCTATTGTCCTTGTTATACCAAAGCCCTGCGAACAACATGGCATAATCAAAGAAATGTATGTACACCCTATAAGCCATAATTAAAGGAAACCTGGAAGCAAGGTAGAGCATCGCAAACTCCGACCCAAAGCCCAGCACGAAGAAAAGCGGTTTTTTAATAGTTATATCAGCTATTGCGTAAAAGTCGCCTCTCCTCAACAACCCGTAAATCAACGCTAGCCCCAGCGCATCAAAAATCATGGGTAAAGTCCTCCTTATGCTTTTCGTAAGCCTTCTTGAAGACCTCTATTATTTCAGGAGAAAATTGAGTGCCATTGCTGTTCAGGATTATATCGTAAGCTTCCTCACGGGTAAAAGCTTTGCGGTAAGGTCTGTTCGATACCAATGCGTCAAAGACATCCGCTATAGAGAGTATTTGAGACTCCAGCGGTATCTCATGTCCTTTCTTGCCATCAGGATAACCCGTGCCGTCAAACCGCTCGTGGTGATGCTTAATCCAAAGGCTTATATCCTTCAGGCCAGACACATCCTTTAAGATCTCATAGCCGTATTCCGAGTGATACTTTATGACCTCAAACTCCTCTGAAGTTAACTTCCCCGGCTTATTCAATATGCTCTCGGGAATGCCTATTTTGCCTACATCGTGCAAAAGAGCTGCTATCTGGACCCTTTCGGTGAGGTATTCACTAAAACCCAGTTCTCTGCACAAGAGGCTGGTTATCTTTTCCACGCTTTTAGAATGGCCTGCTGTATATTTATCCTTTGCTTCCAAAGCCTTTATCAAGACATTTATAGTCTCATAATAAGATTGCTTGGAATCCATATAAAGCTTAAACGTATACCTTATCATAAACAGAGGCACAAAGAAAAGCGCGAAGCTTATGTACCCATATTGCATAAAAGCTGAAGCCATGATAATGCCTAAAAAGATCAAAAATAGCATATCAATCTGGGTCCATTTAAAATCCTTTCTCCATACGTATAAAAAAGGTTTATTACTGAGTAATGTTACCAGATAGCTTATCATTAATGAATTTAACATGTAATAAATCAATGCGCCTATAAACGCTGGCACAATATATATGTATACTATCTGCTTTCCCGGTATACCACCCAGTAAAACATACGCAATACCACCAGCTCCTGTACTCAACGCTATTTGAGATATGTTAAAAAGGCTTTTGTAAAACGGCCTGTTGAATATGTGAGTTATCTTGTTGTGGTCTGTCTTGTCCAGCTTTAACACGTAACCCAACACCGCCACAAGAGCACCGCTATAAGGGCCTAAAAGCAAAACAGCCATTAAGTCTACAGCAAAGGCCACAGAAAGGGTAACCTGCTTGGATATGTATATAGGAGATGATTCCGCCAGAGCAGCTAATGCGCCAAATAAAACGATGTTTACAAGCTTTGTAATATCTACGTTAATCAACGAATACGCTATGAATAAAACACCGAACATTGATACCAAAAATATGTATACGCGGCTATTTCTGTTTAGCATCTTCATGCCTCCGTAAAGATTGCTACATCGATTATATCATGACAGGGACGTTTGCACAATAAAATTAAAAGCTATGCTTTTCCTAAAACGTAAACACACCTCCTTATTGGAATAAGGAGGTGTGTCATAAGAAATCAACCCCAATAGAAATTTGCGCCGCCCGCCAGTGCCAGGGCCGCCAGCACCAGGAGGACCTTTACCAATAACAACTTCTTCACGGTATTTCCCCCTTTCACTGCAGTAGTTTTCAAAATATGTAAATAATAGAGCTGCTACTCTTAGTATACCATATTGTAATTTTTTATGCAATTTGGTTTTGTCAACCTGAATTCGCTTTCAACGTTAGTAGCAACTCCGAAATTCTTCTTTAAAATCATCGCGATACTTTCATGTCAGAAATGGGGATATAACCTAATTGCTTTATCAATGGAGCAACTTCATCGCTTATCATATAGTCCAGAAATGCCTTTGCAGCACCTGTGGGTTCACCCTTTGTATACATATGCTCATATGACCATATGGGGTATTTACCTGACGTTATATTTTCCACAGTAGGCGCTACGCCGCCGATCTTTAAGGCTTTAACAGAATTATCCACGTAAGAAAGCGCTAGATAGCTTATGGCACCCGCTGTATCCGCTACAGCTTTTCTCACAGCACCTGATGAATCCTCTGTCAATGCAAGACCTTGTGTCTCTTCTTTACCGTCAAGGGCGTATTTTTTGAACGTAGCTCTGGTCCCTGAGCTAGCAGGCCTGTTTATAACGGTGATTTTTTGATCAGGTCCTCCTACATCTTTCCAGTTTTTTATCTTACCTGTAAATATGTCTATAAGCTGTTGCTTCGTGAGGTTGTCCACCGTAACCTTAGGATTCACTATGGTCGCAAAGCCTACCACGGCCACTTTATGGTCAACCAGCTGCTTCGCGGTAGCGGCATCCAACTTTTCTTCAGCAAATATATCAGAGTCTCCAATGTTGATACTGCCATCTGCTACCATAGAAAGACCGCTACCGCTTCCTCCTCCCTGAACAGTTATCTGGACGCTGGGATACTTGCTCATAAACTGGTTAGCTGCTTGCTCCACCAGCGGTTGCAATGCCGTAGAGCCAGCTATCGTCAATGTACCAGAGATATTGCTAGAACTGGAACCAGAACCTCCTTGTCTGCCATCGCTCGTCGAATTGCCCTGGCTTTTACACCCTGCAAACACAAAAATAACTGCCAACAGGATTGCCAATGTCGCAAGTAGTTTTTTGCTCGCTTTCATGCAAAACACCTCCGCAAAATTTATTCACAGGTAAATGATACAAGTTTATTGTTAACTCAATGTTATAAGAATATAAAATCAAAGTAAATTTTATATTAAATTTACGTTAAGTGTATTTTCAACACCAGTTTCAACATACCATGTCTACGATTACTCAACCGCTTTAGACTAACGAATGGAAAAATTCTTGTAAGTGATATATAATAAATTTGTATATCGCCTCAGAAATGCAAAATAAAATTACAGGAAGGGATCAGCAATGAACAAAGGTCTTATCTATCTAGCGATTACAGTAATGCTCTTTAGCTCCTACGAAGTAGTAGGAAGAGTGCTTTCAGGTCTTGTGAACCCCTATCAGCTGAATTTTATAAGGTTTTTGATAGGCGGGTTGATACTTCTGCCTATGGCTATAAATCACATAAAAGATAAGAAAATAAAATTAACTGTAAAAGATGTGCTCTATGTATCCCTCATAGGCGTGGTAAATGTGGTCCTTAGCATGTCTTTTTTGCAGATAGGCATAAATACCACAAAAGCTAGCCTTGCAGCTGTAATATTTAGCTCCAATCCCCTCTTCGTGATGATTTCAGCTTACTTTATTCTAAAAGAAAATCTAAACTTTGAAAAGATACTGGGGCTTATCATAGGAATCATAGGGATTATCATCGTCTTTTATAGGGACCTAAACCTGGGAAAATCCTACACCTATGGCATCGCCATGTTGATACTCTCCGCCATAACTTACGGAATTTATACATCCATGGGCAAAAAATTCTCTCAAAAAACCGACAGCATGATAATGAATTCCCTTTCATTTATAATAGGAAGCTTGCTTTTGCTGCCGGTACTTTTAATAAAGCACTATCCTATATTTTACATGCCGCATAAGGCGCTGTTGCCGATGGCTTATCTTACGTTTTTTGTAACAGGTATAGCCTATTACACCTACTTCGTAGGACTTACATATATGAACGCGGGAGCTGGATCCATGGTATTCTTTGTAAAGCCCATACTGGCCAGCCTGCTGGCATGGTTATTTCTCTCAGAAAAAATATCCATACAGTTAGTTATTGGAACGCTGGTAATCCTGGTAGGTATCGTAATCGTTCAACGCGCAGATAAAAAACGCTACGAGATCATCACCGATGATATAACAGGCAGATGATCAGAGCAATCAGCCTCAATGACCCCAACGTACTGAGGTACCACCTCTTCTGTGTGCATGATGTAGTCGATCTTTACACCGTGACTCTCATGCATGGCAAAAGAGTAATAATCAGATGATACGACCTCAGAGGCATCCAACAGCAGCTGTTTAAGACAGCTATGAGCTCCACAACCAGGCGTCTCATTAAAATCCCCCGTAAGTATCACAGGACCACTCAATCCCTCTACTACCTTCAATATTTCTTCGGCCTGTCTTATGCGCTCATTGGCTTTTAGCCCCAGATGGGTTGTCAAAAACCATAGTGAGTTACTGTAAAAAACTATACGGGAAAGCAATAACCCCCTTCTTTCGCCCTGTGAGGGCAAATGGTAATTTTTGCTCATCTCTATAGGGAAAGCGCTTAAAATTCCATTGCCGAAAAAACCAATACCCAGCCTTATATTAGGCCCATATGCGTAATACATGCCCAA
The genomic region above belongs to Caldanaerobius polysaccharolyticus DSM 13641 and contains:
- the thrB gene encoding homoserine kinase, with amino-acid sequence MIVKVKVPATTANIGPGFDCLGLALNLYNTVEVRLGGNADRDHLVYKTVKKVFDSVGRAMPQVEVNVYGDIPLERGLGSSASCIVGGVIAANKLLGDVLSFEQMLNLAVEIEGHPDNVVPAFVGGMTVSIQDGGKTYFIKIDVPKSIMFVGLIPEIKLSTKKARAVLPDMITQKDAVFNVSRVAFLISSLMTGKIDNLNFALQDRLHQPYRKTLIPDFDVIFDACRYYGARGVFLSGAGPTIIAVNDVNNTTFIENIERTVDDLQIKWNVIPLFANSEGAKIVEVG
- a CDS encoding ACT domain-containing protein produces the protein MERDATYYIVDASVLPEIYTKVIRAKDMLESGEAKTINEAVKETGISRSAFYKYKDCVFKYFKGNSFRILTLSMTLQHKPGVLSNVLNRIASYGGNVLTINQNIPVHQKANVTITIDVSKLKGEIKGFIDDLNSIEGVENLDIIAQE
- a CDS encoding histidine kinase dimerization/phospho-acceptor domain-containing protein encodes the protein MENIFHDLKIPLTSIKGYAEILLENTYHKTYEEKTRYLKIIKEKADYMRKPAWQRSHNNHGI
- a CDS encoding ATP-binding cassette domain-containing protein, which encodes MKLKASLKNTGILLPLDGIDLKVRKGEIYGFLGPNGAGKSTTIRMLLGL
- a CDS encoding ATP-binding cassette domain-containing protein; the encoded protein is MVESPSCYGNLTAAENLEITRKILEADKKEIDRALEIVNPSQWKNKKVKNFSLGMKQRLAIAQALLGKRELLILDEPTNGLGPAGIHEIRQLIKNLPSMLGVTVLVSSHILSEVELTATSVGIISRGRLLFQGTLEELKAKSKPEICIEVYPQDKALKFLENKGLKVKVKENRLFIKKNSLDVAAVNRALVVEGFDVTHLSVVAKNLEDIFLEITGGDTF
- a CDS encoding ABC-2 family transporter permease, coding for MNILVFSLSLPVAGKIIGAPGKIPYDLILVKPSMAYIASLPVMIIIFLLSINFSQIGVPLGVGVGFAVPSLLVANTRY
- a CDS encoding heavy-metal-associated domain-containing protein, producing the protein MKKQFSVPSMSCQHCVMAITNSLKQLKGVQDVTVDLDKKTVDVDYDENIVTESAMINAIEEVGYDVE
- a CDS encoding sodium ion-translocating decarboxylase subunit beta — protein: MEGFFRSLLSLGWGNFVMFLIGAVLIYLAIKKEYEPMLLLPIGFGIILANIPFSSAIGKEGFLTILYNAGIKTELFPLLIFVAVGAMVDFTPLLQQPFMIFFGAAAQFGIFFTMFLASLLGFNLKEAASIGIIGAADGPTSIYVTNLFAPHLLGPVSVAAYSYMALVPIIQPPVIRALTTPQERRIRMDLHLIKVSKKMKILFPIVVTFVAGLLAPMSVSLVGSLMFGNLIKECGVLNRLSKTAQDELANLVTLLLGITVGSTMTADRFLSPTTLLIFAMGLVAFVFDTAGGVVFAKILNLFLKNKVNPMVGAAGISAFPMSARIIQKMAQSENPSNFILMQSVGANVAGQIGSIIAGGIVLSMVSSIL
- a CDS encoding DUF5317 domain-containing protein encodes the protein MIFDALGLALIYGLLRRGDFYAIADITIKKPLFFVLGFGSEFAMLYLASRFPLIMAYRVYIHFFDYAMLFAGLWYNKDNRYMRLISIGVILNFIVIFANGGRMPVSLNALRAAGLNNLIPDLVSNRVATHQVLDSDTRLKLLADVMMLPKPYPLPKAFSVGDLFIASGTFAIIVDAMFKSKKREKGKNLLH
- a CDS encoding HD-GYP domain-containing protein: MLNRNSRVYIFLVSMFGVLFIAYSLINVDITKLVNIVLFGALAALAESSPIYISKQVTLSVAFAVDLMAVLLLGPYSGALVAVLGYVLKLDKTDHNKITHIFNRPFYKSLFNISQIALSTGAGGIAYVLLGGIPGKQIVYIYIVPAFIGALIYYMLNSLMISYLVTLLSNKPFLYVWRKDFKWTQIDMLFLIFLGIIMASAFMQYGYISFALFFVPLFMIRYTFKLYMDSKQSYYETINVLIKALEAKDKYTAGHSKSVEKITSLLCRELGFSEYLTERVQIAALLHDVGKIGIPESILNKPGKLTSEEFEVIKYHSEYGYEILKDVSGLKDISLWIKHHHERFDGTGYPDGKKGHEIPLESQILSIADVFDALVSNRPYRKAFTREEAYDIILNSNGTQFSPEIIEVFKKAYEKHKEDFTHDF
- a CDS encoding phosphate ABC transporter substrate-binding protein, whose product is MKASKKLLATLAILLAVIFVFAGCKSQGNSTSDGRQGGSGSSSSNISGTLTIAGSTALQPLVEQAANQFMSKYPSVQITVQGGGSGSGLSMVADGSINIGDSDIFAEEKLDAATAKQLVDHKVAVVGFATIVNPKVTVDNLTKQQLIDIFTGKIKNWKDVGGPDQKITVINRPASSGTRATFKKYALDGKEETQGLALTEDSSGAVRKAVADTAGAISYLALSYVDNSVKALKIGGVAPTVENITSGKYPIWSYEHMYTKGEPTGAAKAFLDYMISDEVAPLIKQLGYIPISDMKVSR
- a CDS encoding DMT family transporter, producing the protein MNKGLIYLAITVMLFSSYEVVGRVLSGLVNPYQLNFIRFLIGGLILLPMAINHIKDKKIKLTVKDVLYVSLIGVVNVVLSMSFLQIGINTTKASLAAVIFSSNPLFVMISAYFILKENLNFEKILGLIIGIIGIIIVFYRDLNLGKSYTYGIAMLILSAITYGIYTSMGKKFSQKTDSMIMNSLSFIIGSLLLLPVLLIKHYPIFYMPHKALLPMAYLTFFVTGIAYYTYFVGLTYMNAGAGSMVFFVKPILASLLAWLFLSEKISIQLVIGTLVILVGIVIVQRADKKRYEIITDDITGR
- a CDS encoding endonuclease/exonuclease/phosphatase family protein — its product is MKLNVMTYNIHGGRDRSGRINLDDVADVIRQSGAQVIGLQEVDSLTVRSHMIDEIRYLSKKLGMYYAYGPNIRLGIGFFGNGILSAFPIEMSKNYHLPSQGERRGLLLSRIVFYSNSLWFLTTHLGLKANERIRQAEEILKVVEGLSGPVILTGDFNETPGCGAHSCLKQLLLDASEVVSSDYYSFAMHESHGVKIDYIMHTEEVVPQYVGVIEADCSDHLPVISSVMIS